A single genomic interval of Rhododendron vialii isolate Sample 1 chromosome 3a, ASM3025357v1 harbors:
- the LOC131318902 gene encoding glucosamine 6-phosphate N-acetyltransferase isoform X1, whose translation MCVSPAAVRPESEPPIFLNRTNLSSSGDDRRLLWQREFLLSAERMQSKESSLNEEESFPVRKLEISDKRKGFIELLQQLTVCDSVSDKEFEGRFQELSLYGDDHLVCVIEDNCYGKIVATGSVFIEKKFIRNCGKVGHIEDVVVDSNARGMQLGKKIIAFLSDHAQSMGCYKVILDCSTDNKVFYEKCGFKQKEIQMVKYFT comes from the exons ATGTGTGTCAGCCCTGCTGCTGTTCGACCAGAATCAGAACCCCCCATCTTCTTAAATCGCACAAATCTCAGCAGCTCCGGGGACGATCGGCGGCTCCTCTGGCAACG TGAGTTTCTGCTGAGTGCTGAAAGGATGCAGAGCAAGGAATCCTCCCTCAATGAAGAAGAATCATTTCCCGTTCGAAAGCTAGAGATTTCAGACAAAAGAAAGGGTTTCATTGAACTGTTGCAACAACTCACCGTATGTGATTCCGTCTCCGACAAAGAATTCGAAGGAAGATTTCAAGAGCTCAGTTTATACGGTGATGACCATCTTGTTTGCGTTATTGAGGATAATTGTTATGGGAAGATAGTTGCCACTGGAAGCGTGTTCATTGAAAAGAAGTTCATAAGGAATTGTGGCAAAGTTGGGCATATTGAAGATGTTGTAGTTGATTCGAATGCTAGGGgaatgcagttgggaaagaaaattATAGCGTTCCTTTCGGATCATGCTCAATCGATGGGTTGTTACAAGGTGATTCTTGATTGCAGTACCGACAACAAAGTATTCTATGAAAAATGTGGCTTCAAGCAGAAAGAAATTCAGATGGTGAAGTATTTCACTTGA
- the LOC131318902 gene encoding glucosamine 6-phosphate N-acetyltransferase isoform X2 has translation MQSKESSLNEEESFPVRKLEISDKRKGFIELLQQLTVCDSVSDKEFEGRFQELSLYGDDHLVCVIEDNCYGKIVATGSVFIEKKFIRNCGKVGHIEDVVVDSNARGMQLGKKIIAFLSDHAQSMGCYKVILDCSTDNKVFYEKCGFKQKEIQMVKYFT, from the coding sequence ATGCAGAGCAAGGAATCCTCCCTCAATGAAGAAGAATCATTTCCCGTTCGAAAGCTAGAGATTTCAGACAAAAGAAAGGGTTTCATTGAACTGTTGCAACAACTCACCGTATGTGATTCCGTCTCCGACAAAGAATTCGAAGGAAGATTTCAAGAGCTCAGTTTATACGGTGATGACCATCTTGTTTGCGTTATTGAGGATAATTGTTATGGGAAGATAGTTGCCACTGGAAGCGTGTTCATTGAAAAGAAGTTCATAAGGAATTGTGGCAAAGTTGGGCATATTGAAGATGTTGTAGTTGATTCGAATGCTAGGGgaatgcagttgggaaagaaaattATAGCGTTCCTTTCGGATCATGCTCAATCGATGGGTTGTTACAAGGTGATTCTTGATTGCAGTACCGACAACAAAGTATTCTATGAAAAATGTGGCTTCAAGCAGAAAGAAATTCAGATGGTGAAGTATTTCACTTGA